The genomic region CTGAGGAGCCTGATTCACGCGAGTCTGTTTCTGGCTCCATTAGGCAGCAGCCACAAAGCTAGCAGGACTGAATCTGTCAGAtgtgaaatgttcatttaatttcgTAATATGCACCCTTGAATGAATGAAACTGAGGCGCTGCTCCGGTGCTCTCAGCATGGCTCCAGCGACTAAGGAACgcctttatttaatttatgtatattttgcacATTCTAGTTGAAATCTTCACTAGTTTCAGTTAATTTTCACAACAGCATTTGCGCAGCGCTTGTGAACAATAACAttcgctgtaaaaaaaaaattgtgtctgGCACATTTAGGATTCAGAGCCATGGACCAAATCCACTCAAATCTTGTGTCAGATGGAGAACAATTCCTGGCTGGTTTTGCTAAAGTTTGCAAAGTTTATGGCTGAGGATTTTTGGAATGTATTCAAGAGATTTGTTTGAGGCCATTTGGATCAACTAAACACCatctaatttaatttgtgttgtcTTCATGATGTTTCGCAGAGACATTATTTTCAGTAACAAAGCAGTAAAGTTACAAAGTCCTGTACacaaagcctgcatttatttgatagaaacattaatgttgtgaaatattattacaatttaatataaatgttttctatttaaatctatttagatctattttaaatgatcctttagaaatactaattttaatttatgttgtgCGTGTGCAGTACATATTTCTGTCCTCTCTATCACTGGTTGAGCCAAGTTATGTGCAGaattgtttttactttgtacACCTTTTTACATCTGTAGCATATATTTAATGactaatgaatatttattttcttagtgccattttttccatgttttttgttCCATTGGCTGGCCATTTGAAGTCGGCCATTTCACCCACAGGGGCACAAATGACACTGCACCTCATCCGCTGTGTTAATGTAATTACAACGATCATGCATTAGCCTTCTCTAAGACGCTCTTTTTTTCAACAGCACCATTAAGGCTGCTAATTTATTTCTCACTGTCCTTTTCAGCTTTGAAAGCcatcatttaaaatcatcaGCTGTGGAATTGTGCCATTTGTGACAACCAATCATTGTGAGGCTCTGCCAGCGATAATGGAGGAATCAATTAGCtcgctcagaaaaacaaaaccgaaAGAacaattttacacatttataatgccTTTATGCTTTGAAGCGCCGCCATTGAACTGGTTTTAACAGAGGTGCAAATAAACCCGCACAAGCTGTCTCAGCGCACCAAGTCATCTCTCATTTGAATACCAAAGGGAATACACGCTAAGATTAAAGATGCAGGAGGAACCTGATGAAATTCTGATTTTACAATAAGAAATGAgaagaaactgaaaaagaaggggGTGTGAAGAAACCAGACAGTGAGAAAGTGGAGATGGTTAAGGACACAAACACAACTAAACATCTAGAGGTGGCCATACTCGTCCTGGATGGGTGCGCTGGAGGAGTCGCTGGAGGGCTTGGCCAGCGCATCCTTGGCAAGGTCACTATCTGTGGTCTGGTGGGCTCCTCCCTGTACCTGAGAGTCCTTACTTTGGGGGGCTTTGGCCGACTCAGCCGGGCTCTGGCCATCGGCTTTAGCCAGATCTGCAGGGGTCGAATCAGACGGCTGAGGGGCATCTAAGGACTTTGAGGACTGGTTGGAGGGCGTTTCGCTCAGGTCCACCAGAGGGGCCACGGCTGCAGGAGCAGCTTGTGTGGAGGTGGGAGAGGTGACGCTAGGTTTGGGGGTGCTGGATTGGGGGGTAACTTTAGGGGCCGTTTTAGGGTCGGCCGCAGGGGCGGTGCTTGAGGTAAGGGTGGTGCTATCGCTAGCAGGACTGTCAGTGCCGGGGTCTGAGTTAGTGGTTACAGAGGGAAGCAAGTCCACTACTGTTGCTGTGGTATCAGCAGCGTGCCTGTGAGGACACGggaagcggagagagagagagagagagagagagagagagagagagagagagagagagagagagagagagagagggagagacggGGGAAGGAGATCCACACAAAGAAAAAGGAGGGGGAGGAAGGGAAGGCCAAGgcaaaacatacacatacatcaGTAAGTCCaacatgcatttcaaaataaaacaccatGTTAGGTAATCACAAAAAAGTGAGGGGTGTATGATATCTACACTATTAAGCTACAACAGAGAGACTGTTAAACACAAGTAGATGTTAATAACTTGAAGAAAAGACCAGACTTTTGTGTTTTagagcatttgtgtgtgtgtgtgtgtgtgtgtgtttttagggaCTCACTCAGGGTCGGTCAGAGGGGTGGTCTCATTGGGTTCGGTGGTTCCTCCTCCTTCATGGTTTGGTGTGTGTTCCTCCTCAGTCCTTACCTCCACAATGGGCTCCTTAGATTCATCCTTACTGTAAAAAGTGACACGAAGATTAAGTAACGTCACAAGGGTATGGATTTGTGGCTTGCAAACATGTTGTGAATATTGTTGGCTAATATAGATCAGGATTTGTTCAAATTAGCAGCACTGATTAAACCGGGTTGGGGATTATAAACAAATTGGTATGTCTTGCACCATATGGCGTATTCTTCTGGCAAtagtgtgtttatataataattcatagCTGTCATAGTTTTAAAGTAAGAAACGTAAGGGAAAATATACAGTGCAAAAGCATATGGTGCTAAAAGGGCTATTGTCAAGATTCATGTAAAATGTATCATTCAAGGTATGATAGCAGAAGAtgtaaatgaaagaataaaggtaacactttagtagtGAACAACTCTCACTATTAagtagttgtttattagcatgcctgttattaacataCTGGCTGTtcattacttataaagcacctATTCTGCATGATCATATGCTATAAAACtaactaataaaaaactgtaatttaggCAAGACCCATGGCTAATGGATTCTTAATTGCGAGAATAAGACCATAAAAtaaagaccaaaacaaaaaaacccaaactgaaacaatataatatatattttaaacataatggtaaataattaatgtcatatttatttaaataaaaaaaaagaaatatatatatatatatatatataatattttataatattttaatcaacatATGCTGTCAAAATTGTCCATATTTTTGCAtgacaaaatatacatatatttgggTGACAGTGCTTTCTGACATTCATGACATATGGTGCTTTAAATAACTATTCATCATAATCAAAAATTGTTGAGCCCTTCAGTGCAAATGACACCAAAACATGGATATAATAACTTGCTAGTTTTTTGCATAGTATTTTCAAAGGCTACTAAAACAGATGTAAACGGGCTGCCTTTTCATTGCTAACCAGCTTGcacctctcctcctctcctcttatCTCAACACTGCCGCCATGAGCCAATATTCACATCATTCTCATTCATAGAGTCAGATATGTCACAATCAGCCCTGCCTGAAGCCCTCCTGTAGAGCTGATGGAGGTGATAATGATGGGAGAGCCATGATGGATGGCGTTATCGGACAAGGGAACACACGCAGATGAGAGGGAAAGGAAAAGACAGGCTCACGTGAAAGCGGCTTTTCCCTCCTCGATATCCTTCCCTTTGGCAGAAGGCCCAGACTTTCCACAGAAGTTGACGGCGATGCACATGAGAAGCCCGCACTTGTTGAGGAAGTAGCATGTGACGTCCACACCGAAGAGGAGCAGGATGAAGACCACGATGAGGATGCCCACGATAGCCCCGGTGCTCAACCCTGAGCTGGTTTCTTTGggaaggaggaagaggagaaagagagtCAAAACTAAATTACGTCACTGTAGACCAGGCCTTAAAGTGTGAGGCTTTTCCATGGTGCCATAGTGATCTATGCAATCTGGGAAACAAATAGAGTCTATTTTGTATGTTGCACTAATTTGAAGTGAGCTGAAAGGATTAGTTTATTGAAGGCAGGTAGGACTAAAGCCAACACACTTATAGAAACACATAAGGGTGAATTCACTAAACAACTGCACTTTTACATACTGCGTCTTATTCACTAACCACCAGCAAAAGGAACTAAACGCTATGAATTGCATTGCTTTGTATTTAATTCAAAGgaatagtccacccaaaaatgaatatgttgtcatcacttactcaccttcatgttgtttcaaacctgtatgcgacttactttcttctgtggaccataaaaaaaactatttttctctATACAATAAAGTAAAGAAGGTGCAAAACAACACTGGATCCCATTTACATTCATccaaaaagattatttttttgttgttgttgtaatacAGGTTTCAAATGACataaaagtgagtaaatgatgacagagtgtTACATTTTTGGacaaactgtccctttaagtcaTACTGCAATTGGTGAAATGCTACTTCTTTGTAAATTAGGAGTTGAACCTCACAAAACATACCGTCAAGCCTTCCAAGAGCTGTtaacagaattttatttgtttgtgtacattttctattaatcatGGCAGCAGTAATTCATCAAATGATAATCAAGTGAAGGAGAAGAGCGTTATAACTGGGCGTACGTCCAAATGCGTGGTGTAGATGAGTCCATTTTACACAGTTTAAAGAGGTGCCTGGATCACAGTTTTAAAACTGTGCTCTACAGTTCCAGTAAAGTATGCCAGATTATGGTTGTCTGATATATACTTCACAACATAGCAAGATCAGGAGTTATGCagattaatgcattatttgcatcatcagaattacaaaaacaacaaattaaaccGTGGAACTAAGATGTGCTATCAGTCGATTCTTAGTGAATTCACCCTCATAATGTTTAGGTTCACCACAAAGATTGCGAAAAATGGGATGCCTTTCATGTGTTATCCACGCACAGTATACAACATAGCATCACATACAGCGTCATTCTGAAGCAGGGCATTCATCACTCACATGGAAATGAACCCAGCATGCTTATTCAGAGACATAATTAACTCTCTTTGTACAGAACTTCAGCAGTCTTGCTCAAAACGTTAACTACAAGGCTTGTTCTGTTCGTATTCATGCACATATTTTAACAGAGAAATTGCACTGGCATGGAACAGTGAAGATAATCTCAATATTCAGCTCTTAGTGCATTCACTTATGGGGTAACTCCtgcgtaaacacacacacacacacacacacacacacacacacaacacaatggAAGCCATActgctgaaaacaaaagaaaacacaccatgttaaaagaacaaagattaaaacaaaaggCAGAACACAAGCAGAACTGTGTTTTCAGCTTTTGAAAACACAGACTACTTACCAGGAATCACAAGCTACACcatgaaaatgctaaataactACAGGATCTAATTAGATGGAAGCGTATGCTATAGATCATTAAACAtaataatggtttaataaacaTTAGCTATACGGATCCTGAATTGGTGAACATGGCaattcaaattatttcaaattttatcaATATATGTGGAAATAGTGGATTCAGTTGTGGGAAGATGATTTTTTCAAGTTGTCCTAGTTGTTCAAGTTAAACCATGTGGATGACCAAAGTACTTTTGGACTAACAAAGGGACATCTGATGTGGCTAAAAGCAAATACAACTTATTTTGGACAAattctgattttaaataaaataaaaaagaaatgttttgtaaaaaaatgttttgtaataggTCATTTAATCCTTAAAGCAAAATCACTTTCCTATATATAAAGTAAACGGAGACAACGTACAGTATTCTGGgtaaatacaacaaatataaCATGTTGGCTGCGAAACATATGCtaacataatttattgttagCCTCGCACTCAATTAGTAGTTTATTCCTGTATTACAGCCATAGATTATACGATGAATTAAGATGAACAAGCTGACTGAATTTACTATTAGGCTTATATCGAGTTCTAGGCAACATCATATGAATGTTTCTAATGAAACGTCTTTCTAAATCATTGATGGGGCCACATAAAGACCTAAAAAACATCTATGTGTATCAAGGAGATCATGAATTATGGATGCACTCTACAGAGGCCTagaagaaaaatgcattagaCAAAACTAtgactaagaaaaaaaaacacctcatcTGCAGCTTGATACTCCACGTGAGCATACTGTGCTCTAGACTTGCAATAGACCTACAATAATACAAAACGTATTATGAATTTAAACCAAGAAACCTGTATGATGGGTAAACTGGTGCTGTGGACTCTGTGATGAAATCTAGCCAGTGTAGCAGTCAACACGCTCCGTGGATGTGTATAAGAGGCAGGGAAACGGGAGGTAGAGCTGACAGATTTAATCTAGCGGCCAGCCAGAAGAGGGCCGAGAGTGCTTCTCCTAGCTTGGGGCGCAGAGTGGGTCGCACTTGTTTTCCTGAGCTTCAGCTTGCATTTTAACAAGTGCGATAAATCACGGCACACATCTGAGCACAAAGGCTGTCTCACGGAGCTCCTTCACCAGCCAAAAACACCGTGCTCTGCTGACTCAGCAGCGTGCTTGAAAGGTCTTCCAGACACTCGAGCCGTCTCCACATATTACAAACCTTATTATGTTCTGAATACTAAAAATTGGtgtgaaaaaaatctgacaatGTGATGCATGTTACATTTGAGTGTTATGTTGAAACAAGGCACTCTGGAATACATGAACAGAGTTAGCTGTTagcatttccattttaatttcctGGGAATACCTGTATGCCTCTGTCTTTGCTCATAGATATTTAGTTCTGGACACTTTTTCAAGCCAATTACTTGAACCGTTAATGTTGTAACATCATGTAAATTTAAAGTGCTGCAGAAGTGATGCCAAACTTTGGGCTGCTTAGAGAATGCTTTTCAATTTATGAGTAAAACAAAGTCTCTGGTAAATGTAAACTGACAAGCAAACACTTACttctttatgtatttcttttaaattaaagagtGTTGCCAAGCTATGAAAAAAATTTGGTGAAGTAGTCTTTTGAGTTTTGTGATTATAGCTACAGCACTTTTTGAATCCTCAGAGTGTAGTTTCGTCAGGGGCTAGCTAATGCTAACAGGACAATTTTTACCCCCTGTGTTGAATATTACAtatgaattttaataattattaaatactcTTTTAATGTTCCAGAGGCTTCTGCTGCTAACAGCCCCTTTTAACCTTCACAGCGCGGTCATTACAAATGTTCAGTCTGTTCTCAGGTTATTGAGACACCTCCAGACTTGGCACTTGCCTTCGTCTCCAGTCACTCTCAGTGATAAGTGCGAACAAGTGGCACTTCTGCCAGTGCCAAGTTTGGATTCTCAAGTCTCATTTTGCCTCTGGTTCTGCTAGTCTGAATGAAGCTGATGATCCATCCGGAGTGGCATTAAACATCCCAGACGGACCAAACGGGATGCTGCTTTTCTGATGAAATGTCACCAAGCACCAACACAAAATGATTAAGGACAGAGACGCACCTGCATATGAATGATGAGCCCGACAAACTGATTGGCACATGCGTTTCCAAGAGTCAAAACTCTAGGGCGCATCACTTTATTACCATGAGAATCCATTCCAAAATGGGAAACAAATGCTACTCCATTTTATTGAACAAACGACCCCCATTCCCTCCCCCCATTTATTTCCATAACCCTGCCATATATATGAGCTTTTATACTGTAAGACACTTAATTACATTAGTTGCACTTTACTCGACACCCTCCCAGGAAATGCCTGCATAGGTCTTGCATAATAATCTCCGTTCTTCTCGATGGCATTCGGCAGCCTCGGACATGTAAACTGACCACCATCTTCTTTAATACGGACAGCCGGCTGGAGGTCAGTCGACGTCCATACCTGTATCCATCCATCGCTAATGTTCAAAATTGATTTATACGGTTACAACGGAGGCGGTGCCATGCACACAAGAATGCTTGTGGGTTTCGCATTAAAATTCAGTCTGGGGGGTGTTTATGTCAAATCCTGTCTAAGCAAGAAAAAACAGCCTTAAGGAATTTAGAATTTCAGAGTAGAGATGGTCAATCAGAAGTGCTGTAGAACGCTCCTgcctttttaaaagtaaacgCGGGTCCCTCCAAACCGACATTGAGCACCATGTAATCATGGGACAAACATGAAACGGTACGCATTACGGTCCCATGCAACTCAGTACTGCGAGATTTCGACTCGAATCCATATTGagtttgttaaaaacacaaaataaacaacaaaaaaattccaTCTAGCTTACCGTATTTTCTTAAAACCTACAATGATTACTGCATGACACCATACTGGTATGtgtatacaaaaaatgtattacagaacataattaaattacactGTTGAAAATGACACTTACTGACGTGAATGAGTTTAACAGCAGTAGCATTAGTTTTGAATGGTCTTTTCAAGTAAGAAGCAGAGAAaggaatatgtaaataaaagtccATTACAGaaagtatatattttctgaATCGTCtaaaattatgtacattttgtcacaaaaaaCACGTTTTCCATATCAACACACAAACTTGGTGCCTATTCCTTAAAAACACCCTTCCAAATTAGttaatatcttaataataataataataacaacaacaaaagaataagaaacttaaaattaatgaatgaaattaatgaaaataaggaCTTTTATCTCCTAAATGGGCCCTAGAATAATTATATCAAGATTAATATCAAGAGACTAGGCTTCTTGATAGGGAAAGATTTTCTACAACACTCCCAAAAAGTCCAAGGTTTGAAAAACATCTTTTCAAACGCATCAACGTTGTCTTgcttaaacataaacatgaataagaaactaaaaatgacaagaaacaaaaaagaaaacagaatgaTACAAGCACCGAACACTCTGCTTAATTCCAATACATATAActgatattctttttttgtttgtttgtttagccTGCGAGAGGATCAGAAAGGCGTAGAAAACTGAAGGGTGTGGTTGAAGAGTGGACGGGGCTCCTCTCCTCTGGCGAGCCCCAGTTTATGAGAGCACTAGCACAGTCAGCATGGAGAACATGAGAGTGACGAGAGCGTACGTCACAGAGGAGCAGCCAAGGGTTGCTGAGAGCACACAACCCACACCACCACAccgaaaaaaaaagagacacccGAAGACCACAGGGACagtgcacagaaaaaaatagaggcaaaaatgaggaaaaaaacaaaagtttttgaGTGCGTGTTGGAAAATGCGATGATCCGGTGATGTCCGATTTTACACATGGAGACAGAAAAAAGGGAAAGAGGGGGGGAAGGAAAAAACAGGGAAAGAAATTgggagaaagggagagagaaaaaagagagacagaaaaaagagagagagagagagagacagagaataggtcaaatacagaaaattaagtttaaaaggTTAATCAAGATTAGAAAAGAATATCAAAGGAAAGTTCAAGCGAGTTAGTAAAAACCAAAGTAAGAAGGCGGTAGCATGTTAAAAGCACAGCAATGACAGCAAGTCGAGAATGAAAGGACAATGACAGTCAAGTGATGGGAAACATGGAAGGATAAAGGACACAAAGACACGTACAATCAAGAAACACGGATCAGGCAACTTTCCTGGCATTTGGCATTGCGTATATATTTGCAGGCAATTTTGATAAATCTTACATATCCCCCCCCTTTCTTTAAAGTTGAAGTGTGCAATTTCGTCTCTACTTGCGTCTCCAAACTGTATTGcaacattaataacaaaatgtgtAATTGAACTGCAATTGCTCCGTCAAACAGATAGTCGCATCCCAAAGCCAACGGTCATTAATAGCATCACAGAGACAGTGTTTACACTTTTTGGAGAAATTTATATACAAGCGGCTTATTTATATTTCTCTCTACTGTGCAGAGATAGAgaaggttttttaaaattaaacattattaaataaaataaaatacacacttcagctttaaacaAGCGCTTCcagaaaattgcatttaaatcaattataatTAATTCAGATCCAAGAAAAAACATTCTACAGGAAATTAGGAAACAAACAGACTTTCATCTTTCTATGTCGCAAACACCAGGGAAAATGTTGCCCAGTCAGAAGACAAGGCGAAACAAACAGGTTATGATGCAATACGGTGTAATAATGAGCTGGATGACTGAATGAGTTTTCCGATGTTACTTAAACTGCACAAACGTTAACGGGCATAGTATTAGAACAGCTTTTATTCCATGTCAACTGTAGCCGGGGAGATTTGGATTACAGGAAGTAGAGCTTTAGCATTTGTCGCGTGGCCAGGGCTGAGCTCGACCCGTTACCCGTACCACGCACGAAAATCCACTGGCTCCCTATTTTAATTCCTACCAAACTCTCGACGTGTTGACCATCTGCAAGCTGAAGAAATATGtcttgttataataatagtgtCCAGACAGTTTTAAGGGTTTCTAACCCGTCTCCCGCATGCTGGTCCGAATATGAGACTCTAGAGAAGCGTGAATCTCTGTCTGAGCAGATGTTTTTGGACCATGGTTTCTAACAGCAGCTGCTCCAGCTGATGCAATGCAGATGTTAGGCTAAAAATAAAGCCGCTTTTTTGAACTCCCACATGTTACACATTGAGGTTAACAACTCTGCAATGTGTAAGTGTGGCGAGATGGGAAAAGGGACAAAGGAAGGCTTTTCTATCCATCTGAACCTGTCTTGCACAAGTGCTCCGAGATCCAAAGCTCCCACTGCTATATGGCTGCTTCCCACTAAGCGGATGAGAAAAAGCAGGTCTCTTGGCCATGCACCGGCAGATGCCTGTTAGGTCCTCAGTAAAGCATTAAACCATTAATCCTGTTGAGGCGTCATCATGCAAAACCAGAGGATGCATCCCCACTGAGAGCGGGCAGATAGTCAGTCCAATTCAATCGGTCTGCCGCAATGAGCCTGAACTGAGCCTCAGTTCAGCCtcgagaaagagacagaggaaaTAGAGAGAGGGATGATCTAAGGGCCAATTTTTATCAGTGGGGAAGCAGctcacaagaaaacaaaaacacagcactgCCAATGGAGCACAGACCAAACGAGCCCGTGTTGGAGGGGGTGGATGGTTTAACGGACCTGCTGTGGCTTTTTGCCTCCCGAGTGCCAAATAGAAAATCTCATCTCTGCTGATATCATCTGCAATCGCTCCGAGACGAGCAATAAAGCAGGCTGCAAGAGTCAGGGGGAGGTTGCCTGAGGGGTCAGGGCTCTGGAGAGGAGCTGAAGGTCTCCAGGCTTCACCCGTGGCCACCTCTCACAGACATTTATCACTCTGCACTCTTATTACTCTTAGATTGTGTCAAATCACTCTTTAGAGGAGGGCAGGCCACAACCTGAATTGACACAAGGGTAGCCGGTATAATCCACAACAAGACCTGCTAGTGGGATAGGGTTAACGGGGGTAGGGTTGAGGCGGTCGGGCCGTTGGCTGCGCTGGCTGGCAGTGGCTGTGCTTCAGGGCTAGGGGGTGGGCCGTACCTGGAATGGCGGTGGGTTCTGGCAAGGTCCTGAAGGAGAGTTTGCCGGGTTCAGATCGTCCTCGCTGGTTTTCGGCAATGACGTAAACCTCGTACTCCGTGTTCCAGTCCAGACCGCGCAGAACAACGTACTCACTGCCGTTGGGCAGACGGATCTCCGGCTTCCATTCCTGGCGATTCTTCTACGGACACATGTAGACACTCTTTAAGCAAGGATGATATATAAGGGTCAATGACACAATGCTCATTTTCATGTCTTTTGATGTACCgttttaatgtattatgtatttgtgtgtactaatttctaattaaaatatacaattatcactgaatccacacacacacacacctcttttATGGATTATactcatattttcaaaaataaaagataatttgATATTTGTGGTGGGACACGAAAGTATCAGGCTGATGGAATTCTACAggtttcatccaaaaaaaaaaagttaaaacaaatattataataactatttaaatatataaaaattatttgcacCTGTTTTTGGGCGTTATAGTATAATGGTACTGTCAAGATATACTCAAGACGCACAGAGAAGAATTAGCGTTGAAAAGACATAgacagttatttttgtaatatgtaaatgagatgttactttttatttttaattcatacacattttaagtttttgctaaatcgtatgtattttacaagttgccaattcatatgaatttgtataaatgacctacacctaacctcgcacttaaacctacccatcagTGGGATTTATACAAATCGTACAAAATCATAGAAGTGAGGTCGTACAAATTAGCCAATTCGTAAAATATGCAATGACCCGTGAACTTCACTACCTCTCCAAAGGCATTTAATTCGGTATAAATAATTCAGACGACTGGATGAGTTAAGTATGTTACCTCATGTCCAATCATACTCACAGCTCGGTAGCGCACTAGATAGTGTTTGATGGGAGAGCCCCATCATCCTGCTTGATCCAGTGGACCTTCATCTCGTTGCCTGTGGACAGTGGCTTAGCCTCCAGTTTAGGAGGATTAGGTTCCCCTGAGG from Puntigrus tetrazona isolate hp1 chromosome 21, ASM1883169v1, whole genome shotgun sequence harbors:
- the LOC122326991 gene encoding LOW QUALITY PROTEIN: neural cell adhesion molecule 1-B-like (The sequence of the model RefSeq protein was modified relative to this genomic sequence to represent the inferred CDS: inserted 1 base in 1 codon), producing the protein MEDSRPRLTDREYEVDDGLNLITIVGLKPETTYEVKISAINGKGEGESSAPESFKTQPVLSSETPTSIAPTTADLKGEPNPPKLEAKPLSTGNEMKVHWIKQDDXGSPIKHYLVRYRAKNRQEWKPEIRLPNGSEYVVLRGLDWNTEYEVYVIAENQRGRSEPGKLSFRTLPEPTAIPETSSGLSTGAIVGILIVVFILLLFGVDVTCYFLNKCGLLMCIAVNFCGKSGPSAKGKDIEEGKAAFTKDESKEPIVEVRTEEEHTPNHEGGGTTEPNETTPLTDPEHAADTTATVVDLLPSVTTNSDPGTDSPASDSTTLTSSTAPAADPKTAPKVTPQSSTPKPSVTSPTSTQAAPAAVAPLVDLSETPSNQSSKSLDAPQPSDSTPADLAKADGQSPAESAKAPQSKDSQVQGGAHQTTDSDLAKDALAKPSSDSSSAPIQDDGKIIVDDKSKAPETEVNKTPAEVKTVPNEAPQTNGNESKA